The proteins below are encoded in one region of Calditrichota bacterium:
- a CDS encoding C69 family dipeptidase, giving the protein RRFPLNDKENCLYAKDVISLAREKGYFSGKDEEFSFAEAYAPPDFSALRFCEARVWSFFRRAAPSQHFALDYVRGDVSAEPLPLWIKPDKKLSVRDVMELMRDHFERTEFDLSVGVGAGPFGLPYRWRPLTWMVDSVRYFNERAISTQQTGFSFIAQARSWLPNPIGGVFWFGVDDTYSTVYVPIYCGITEVPKSYAVGTGSFDQFSWDSAFWVFNFVANYAYSRYCDMIQDIQKVQRELEGKFLAAQPEVEKAALALYQTSPRLAVDYLTQYSVREAEATVARWKKLGEFLIYKYLDGNVKDELGHVKHPGYPESWYRQIVRDSGDRYRVPK; this is encoded by the coding sequence TCCGGCGGTTTCCGCTCAACGACAAGGAAAACTGCCTGTACGCCAAGGATGTCATCTCTTTGGCACGGGAAAAGGGCTATTTCAGCGGCAAGGACGAGGAGTTCAGCTTTGCCGAGGCCTATGCCCCTCCTGACTTTAGCGCGCTGCGCTTCTGCGAGGCGCGCGTGTGGAGCTTTTTCCGGCGTGCTGCCCCTTCGCAGCATTTTGCGCTGGACTATGTGCGCGGCGATGTGAGCGCCGAGCCGCTGCCGCTGTGGATCAAGCCCGACAAGAAGCTCAGTGTGCGCGACGTCATGGAGCTCATGCGCGACCACTTTGAGCGGACCGAGTTCGACCTCTCCGTGGGGGTGGGCGCAGGGCCTTTCGGTCTGCCCTACCGCTGGCGCCCGCTCACCTGGATGGTCGACAGCGTTCGCTACTTCAACGAGCGGGCCATCTCCACCCAACAGACCGGCTTCTCCTTCATCGCGCAGGCACGCTCCTGGCTGCCTAACCCCATAGGCGGCGTGTTCTGGTTCGGCGTAGACGACACCTACAGCACCGTCTACGTTCCCATCTACTGCGGCATCACCGAAGTGCCAAAAAGCTACGCGGTGGGCACAGGCTCCTTTGACCAGTTCAGCTGGGACTCTGCCTTCTGGGTGTTCAACTTTGTCGCCAACTATGCCTACTCCCGCTACTGCGACATGATCCAGGACATTCAAAAGGTGCAGCGGGAACTGGAGGGCAAGTTCCTTGCGGCACAGCCGGAAGTGGAAAAAGCAGCGCTGGCCCTGTACCAGACTTCGCCGCGACTGGCGGTCGACTACTTGACCCAGTACTCGGTGCGCGAAGCCGAGGCGACCGTAGCGCGCTGGAAAAAGTTGGGCGAATTCCTCATCTACAAATACCTGGACGGCAACGTCAAGGACGAGCTCGGGCATGTGAAGCATCCTGGCTATCCGGAGAGCTGGTACCGGCAGATCGTGCGCGACAGCGGCGATCGCTATCGCGTGCCAAAGTGA
- a CDS encoding cupin domain-containing protein: MSKISVTHNPPPETLEKLGVKEWPIWTKEASEFPWFYDEQETCYFLEGEVTVTPEGEEPVKIGKGDLVVFPQGMSCTWKIHKDVRKHYRFG, translated from the coding sequence ATGAGCAAGATTTCCGTCACCCACAATCCTCCTCCAGAGACCTTGGAGAAGCTGGGCGTGAAAGAGTGGCCCATCTGGACGAAGGAGGCCTCGGAGTTTCCGTGGTTCTACGACGAGCAAGAGACCTGCTACTTTCTCGAAGGCGAGGTGACCGTCACCCCCGAAGGCGAAGAGCCGGTGAAGATTGGCAAGGGAGATCTGGTTGTCTTCCCGCAAGGGATGTCGTGCACCTGGAAGATCCACAAGGACGTGCGCAAGCACTACCGCTTCGGATGA